The following nucleotide sequence is from Pararge aegeria chromosome 13, ilParAegt1.1, whole genome shotgun sequence.
tatattatttcattttatcatCGTCGTAGTCGTTGTCGTTATCGTCGTCATCGTCGTCGTCAGTAcacttgctttattttatttcatttcacgaAGTGCGGAATGGTACAAATGATTTTGGGAACGTTATGAAGATCTCTCAGGCAGGTTTTCTCAGGATGTTTTACTTCAAATTTAATGTCAAAGGAtaagatatttaattgcttaaaaatcaACGTTTGTGTTTATCACATGGATTTTGGTTACCCTACGGCATCCCGTCGCAGAGCGGAAGGAAGCGTCGTTACAATTTGTTTGAGTCCGGTTCACACGACCTCTCCCTTCGCGTCCCTTCGGATTACTTAGCGAGATATACTGTGAGAACTGAGTATCATCCCTTAATCTCTTGTTTTTATTAACTTGCGTTTTCGTTTCGTTTTCCTCATCTTCTTAACTTATTAGTATTAATTACTTAGTCagtatacaatgtgtaaatgaaaaccgaaataatacttaacaggcTTTAGAGTTACATTATGTATTGTCTATGAGACTTATCTGAATATAGTTCCTTatcaaatatacttatgcattcttcaatattatttcgtaattctgttacaagtTCTATATTCGTTTGTGACTAcgtatttttacgaatattgaATTGATGACCAGGTTGCTTGGAGCAATTGGATCGGCTTTAAAAACCTGAGGCTATGGTCTAGAAACAGTCTCTCCTAccagagacgaggcctgtgccaaAGAGTAAACGCGAAATTTCTCGTCGGCTTCATCTCTGTAGAATTTTGCGTCTCGAACCGttgcggtggtagagtcagtacTAAACCGCGACTTCGCGActtctatatttatatcaatgcTACTAACAATTAGAGTTGGCAAAAGTGCGTAAGTAACTGTCCTTAAAATAGTGACTGTGTTTCTTTAAAGAAGAGTTTAACGATTTCAAAACTGCTACAAGTGGCACGAGAATTTGTAACTCCTTACAAGAAACCTACAGTATTGAAAGTCTACTGGTTTATATTATGATGAAGCGAATTCAAATCCGTTTCCACTGTGTTTTAAAgtgttttaaatcaaaatagaaTCGAATCGCTGGCTCGTCAAGACTCGTCTCAGATCTGATGGATGTCAACATTTTAACGTCCTCTCTGGACATTTAAGCGGAAGGCCCCTGGCCCAATACACGGCAGGAGCAATGTGTCTGTCTGGTGCGGTCTGGTGGGATGCCTCAGTCTAACCTCCTAATGACAAAGACGTGATGCGTTCCGATATGATTTCCGCAGAACCCGATTAttggtataggtttaatataactgccttaccctaaacaagttagcccgttaccatcttggactgcatcagcacttacCACTAGGCCAGATTGCCTTCTCgggaaaaacaaacattttccgaaAGCCAAGCTGGTACTgtgaatttcttgacagaaaaacccaaCACGCAAAATTATTTTCAGCCCGtcctgggaatcaaacccgggacctagAGATCCGTAATCGATTACGACTACAAGACCAGCAAGGCATAAAGCACCTCGTTGCGTCTTTatggtaattaataattattttaccgaaTTTTCCCACTGCAGTCCCTCAGTTAACGCGTCAACGACAGTATGACAACGGTTAGTTCACTCTCATTGGCTGATCACGCGATCGCATGCTACATCGTCACATTCGGATGAACTGCGCGACAATATAACATTTACCGTTAATATTCcagcaaaaaaattattatgcacTTTATTCGGTTACAATAAAGTCGTAACTATCCTTGTTAACAGCAAAGAGTTTCGTATGCATTTCGATGCAGTTTCAAACAACGCTACACTTGAATTTAGGCGTGATAGTAATGAACTTTAATCCGGTACAATACGTACTACAACCGACGTAAAATATATCTTTGTAATTTAAACTATGAACAATAAAAGTCTGTGtttcataaaatgtaatttagcTCTTAAGCCAAGGTAACAAAGTAGTTTTTTCTATACCTTTTATTTGAGTAGTTCTGGAGTTATGTTTGTAATCGTTAAGGGGACCGTGGGAGAAACGGAcaaattgaatattaatatagaatttacGTTTGTCGGTATGTAGGGACAGTAAAGGTCATTTAAAACACCTGGACGGGTCAGCGACATCTGATTATTACATAACAAACcgaaatataaattgttttaatggATTCGAATAATTAGGGGGATATGTTCTGATGATAAACCATGggaaatattatagtttttatctatTCATAGAATAGTGCATTATGTAACATAATCTAAAAGAATGTGGGTAAGTTAGAAAGAAAAGATTAATGGTCTAGGATTAATTTGAAATCAAGCAAAAGATTATTGAGAATAAGAATAATCtattaagtaaaaattattattattatttaactctttatttgtataccacaacattaacatatacaaaatataataaaaacagaaacatatagaaagaagtagaatacaaaaggcggccttatcgcttaatagcgatctctgccaggaaaaaatgaatgaattaggaaaaaaggaGAATAGACTTAATAAATGAGAGAATGAGATTTTACTGAATTTATGTGAAGTTcaattaaatatgatttttggTTTTCTAATTATGTCCATCTCCGGGATGACAGTTATATTATGAATGTCAAATCTCATCAAGATTATtgatatattatacctataattattattgatatattatattgttgatataatatattattgatatattCGGTTTGTGTGGTTGACCTGATCTTCAGGTAAATAATTCTGACGAACTTTCATATGCAGATAGAAAATTTTGCAAGCAGAGCCTATCTTTCCTAGGCTACTTTAAATCGTGAAAAactgaaactatttattaaaaaaaaacaaagtccaTTCATTTAAAGTCGAGCTACCGACTCCATGAGTACCTTCTTTTGAACCGACAAGTCCATAGCTcccgtaaaatatatttattaattcaaaattaatctCGAGTACCTAGGTTCACATGTCAAGTATGtcgtagtgaatctaccactaCGCAAAGCATATTAAACCTAGAAACAGCTGTTTAGAAACTTAACTAACCGATCAATGTTTTGGTTTCGGTTTCAACCATTTCTTGCTGAACCGCTGTTTCGGTTTGGCCGAAAATATGTCTCGGTAGTCGTATcgggatattttaatttcgcaCGTATATTaactaactaaaaattaaataaattctaaataaatatttatttgcattccaAAGGAAGTGGTGATAACGCAGTgggaaggagctcgacttaagTTTCGGGGGGcggagttcaaatcccagctcaacttttctaagttatgtgtgttttaagtaattaaaatatcacttgcatcaaagTTGAAGATGCCTAAGatttctccgtaatgttctctaAAGCACActtttggagtccaccaatccgcactgggccagcgtggtggaatacggccttaatcccttctcattgtgggaggagacccgtgccctgtagggggccaataatgggttgatacgatgataaCCTTTGGGCACTTTGACTTTAAGTACCCGGAAATCGACCAAAGTCATCCTCAGTCGAACTTTCTAAAATCTAGAAAACCGTTATCGTGAATACCAAATCAACtttgtaatatgtaaataaatatttcaccaTAACTTTTACATATTACCTATCTTCGATTGCATGACAAACATGTAGGTAAGGTAAAGTACCTCTATGGTCCGAAACTGAACCCTTGCACCTTTCTACATTCCCACACAGCGTGAGAACCGGCCGACACCCCATAAAGAACCCAATTCCTATACCGTACCCTATAAAAAACCCTACTCACCTTTTACGCTACGTTGCCCCATAATATATCGCATTTATCGTCCCGTATTTTGAAAGAACTTAATATGGTACTTCATGGAAAGGTGCGAAGGGATGAAGTATGGTGTTTTTTTTGCCATGCCCAGTATGAAGGGGATTGTGGTTCTTGATGGGCGTGCGTGTCGGCATACATTCCCATACTATACTGAATGAGGGGACTCGTTGAGaagcttcatttttattttagtttgatttttttttctctgtgaCTTTCTATATGAAAATTATAGTTgcgaaaatttacaaaaatcattaaacttattaaattatcttttttacGTAGTTTATGACTATGCCATTTATTTAGGATGGTACTAAATGTACGCTACTGCATAAAAGAGCACTTAGGTGTAcagattttgttaaatttttggaTCGGCCatcttttgttattaaaaaagtaaaggatTGTTGAAGttcgaaaataatttaatttgttttgaaaacaaaataacatcctgacaaaaaatatacaatttataaaaattaccatAAATAAATCGTCTTTTATAACTCATTATTCCTTCAATTccagaaaaacaatttaaaatatcgcAAACAAATTatcgaaatattataataataacatcaaCTAGGAATCGAATTTCAACCTACGCACCCTTCTAACATCCAGCCCTACGGCGCCATTCACAGCAGGTCCCCGCTTAGAGCGAGACGCaacgaaaacaaaacattcCGATACAGTTCCCACCGCAATAAACCCTACGACAGACAGAGATAGCAATATTCTCACCTGGCATCTTTCAAACAGGATGAACAAACATGGTggacaaatttaaatattgttccATTTGATAATACGTCAGTTCATTTTGTAACGTCGTCTCGGTCGGACCTCCAGGGTTAAGTGAAGTTTCAGTGAAGGGATTTAAGTGCAAAAATGCCGTGCAGTGAAGACGATGATTCCCAGAGTGGGTTCATGTCGGAGCCTACTCATGCTTTGTCCAAAGCTGAATTACGGAAGGTGATTGCCCATTTTGTGaactaaataagttttattctatAAAATGAGATCTCCCGAAGTACTTTTTAACTTGTATACTAACCTAGATTATGTCAgtgaaaaaaatacgaaaatctAGCACGTAGTTTTTAGAAAGTCGTAAACGAAAATACATACGTTTACAATACGGTGAAAATTACTTTTTGAAGCCGgtaaaaattagaaaagttcAGGAGTGCGTTTGAATGTTTGGAAGCACTAATCTCAGGAACTCTTCCAGTtggatttaaattatatgttaGTGTTTAACGAAGAAGGTTGCATAATAATAACATCACACTATGTACACAATAAATGCTAAAATATTTGGCAGAatcctttaaaaatatatgaattggACCTAAAGTGTTAcctaatgtttaatttattttaaggtttCGCGATCTATTCAAACTCTAGGATCCCTCTGATCCATGTTTAAGGCAAAAAGAACGTAATCACGCACATTGCGTTTTTGTCTACAATCATAGTTAAGCCATTTTACACTATATCTTTATGAACTATACAATGAAACCTCACAGATTAAGGCTATTCATAAGTGTAACCAAAAGAAAAGTCCTTATTGAAGTTACCAATATGCGAACAGACCGGCAAAAATTGAAGTACGAAAACAGCACTTTCTCAAGAATTGTTTGCTCATTAACGTAGCTAAATAAGTTATCAAATCTGTATGTGTATCTTCAATGGTTAACTCACTATCaccacatattaaaaaaaacaaagttactgCGAACGCAAACGATTTTTAAGACTAATGAAggaatttctgtattttaaattttccgaaATATATAGCAGGTTAGTAGTCTGTAgcattgataaaaatgtttatccaggaataaaaataaacgtagaaataaattaatttccagACAAACAAGCCAATCATGGAGAAAAAGCGGCGCGCGCGCATCAACAATTGTCTCAACGAACTAAAAGATTTACTAATGGATGCTACGGACAAAGacgtaagtacctatattaataaaaatacataatccCATCTCATCATACCATCAGCCAACTTCAATGATCTTTTTGATCCATCGATGGTAATTAACTCGAATCGAAAATTGacagataattttttttgagggttctattatttttatttatttatctttctatttatattttatcttcctttctttttctattttatagtttcatataaatataatctctATCTTAATTACGTCAAAAACATCGTTAAGTCATCCTTTTCTCAAAAACAATGTTTCTATTGTTACTTTAACAAAGTTGATCCTAATAGGTCGAATGAACGATGGATGGGATATTAATTATACGGtctattgtataaaatatgGTGTATGGTCAAACAAAGATCATTATTTTCACCATACCAAAAACCTGGTGAAATTCCTTTTGGATATTAATGACTACTGTACTAAAATGCATTATTCTTTGTTTTGCAGCCAGCTCGCCATTCAAAACTGGAAAAAGCGGACATCCTCGAACTAACTGTAAAGCATTTGCAAACATTACAAAGGCAGCAGTTGGCTGCAGCGATCGCAGCGGACCCAGCTGTTCTGCACAGGTTTAAATCTGGTTTCGGAGACTGCGCCGTCGAAGTTAAGAGATACCTATCAAGACTTGCCAGCGTACCAACAGGCTTACGATACCGCCTTGGAAACCATCTAAACTCATGTATATCTGGTATAGAACACTTGAACAATGAATATACTCCATTGATACCAGACCCATTACGCCTAGATGACGAGAGACCCAGCGCTTTTCACTACGTTAAAGCAACAAGACCCACTAGTCCACCTTTAAGTCCATTATCATGTGATTCAGCCTGTGACTCCTCAACGGAATTGGAAACCCCTCCTCGACCAGTTCAGAAATTCCCTTTCCCAACACCACCGAGCCATTCCGCATCAGACCAAGACTCAAGTCCTGAACAAAGAGCCACTGTATCCTCAACAACAATCTCGCCAGAAACCTTAAAGCAAGaagcaataagaaaaaaaaagttcatgGAACCTCTGTCAATAGTAATAGATGTCGAGAATTACAAAATTGGTATCGACGCATCGCCGAAAAGAGCAATAGATTATTCAATCAGACAGAAGTTAAAACGCCATTCCGAAACGATAGGTCCTTTACCGAAATTAATAAGAGTTGATACTGAAAAACCTAGCATACCGACGAAATCAAAAGGTTTAGATACCGATAGACTTAGTGTTGTACCGAAATTGATTGGTTTTGATACCGTTAAACCATTAATGCCGGCAAGAGTACCTACAGATAGATTAGAAGTTAGTTCAGAGAAATTGGAAGGTAATAAAGTTTCATTAGAAAAATCTTCAGCATTTAGAAAGTTAGAAAGGCTGCCTAGTTATCAAGAAAGGAAACTCACGCTTCCTGAAAGTATACCGGCAGTCATGGAAAAACAGTTAATAGGTAATGTAGAAAAAATACCGATAATAGTACCAAGAACAGTGATAAGCCATACAGCCGAATCTCTAGCACAATCAAGTTTTCAAACTCCGCAAACTGTTGAAGTATCTAAAGATGAGGCAGAAGCGGACACAAGTTCGAAGTCACCGCCACAAAGCAGTTCAAGTTCAGAAATGTGGAGACCGTGGTGaagttgtttaaaatttttatgcatCAGGATTTGTCTTCCAGAATTTAACGGATAAATTCGTTATAAAACTGTGCCTTATGAAAAGTACGATATCTAAAAAATCTAATCAGCATTTAGTACGAGTAGTTTTGGGTATCCAAACACAAAGTCAcagtaaaatgaaattaatgatacttattttaaagttgttattttatattagggATTTTAATTTGACAAACGTTCCGCTAGGACGACTTTAAGTTTCGACAATCTAAacttaaaataaggaaaataaggtttattttacttttgggAATTTACTACGCTGTCTATGCAGAATACGCAATTGAGTAGGTATAGCGTAAAGCGTGTTATGCACGGAAAAACACGCGAATCCCTTTAACTCTACCTTTAATATCATAACACATTAAcgttaaagtaaaatagacctagATTTGCCAGGTTTAAAGTTTTTAGTTAGTCTCaagttttttagaatttttggtGCAATAAATTCAGTACACGACGTACTGAATTTATTGCACCAACAATTCTCAAGGAGCGTTGGCTTAAGAATCGTGGACGAATAAAACCTTTAAATCAATCTGAAATAAGGTTCATTTTGCTCTTATAAAAAGGTGGTTCGATATTCGAAAAGACTTCTAATTGGAAATGTGCATACGCGAAGTACAATCCGGCCGATGGAAGAATGCTTTCCTGGCATAACCTTATAATAGGGTAGtatgtgtaaaaatatattttcttatattcaCACTAAATTCAACATTGTAATTACCGCAATGTTATAAACAATCCATTAAACGTAGGGCAAGAGaaactataaatatagttttaataacttCATTTGAAAGTTACATGGCCCATTTAATATGGATATGTTAGGAAGGCATTCCATCAACACGATTCCTTATCTTCAAAGACTTTTGAATTATTTACCAGtattttaggttaaaaaaatgtttgagtgatatCAAATTAGGGATCACCCACACGTACGAGACATTGTATAGAATGTATATACGTTGGtggggtatatatatataagctctCGGCTTTGTAGGttctatcattaaaactaataactcttgttataaatagtttgtatttatttcaaacaaaaaaatcatgttttttctgtagtgacattacactgtaaAACCAAATACATGTCCTGTTGCCAAACCGCAGTTCGCGCGCTGTTTACGATGTTGCATTACAGAGTAGAAACATATAGAGTATCTATATGTTTCTACTCTGTATTGTGTATGGTATATTTAGCAAACtatagagttttaaaaaaagttgtagaacaaaagtagttagttttaatgtaaacagcTATAgaccgagagctttctggtatttttattttaccctgtataataactttgtattttattgatACTTGCACCTAAAGTAGACCAAAATACAGCaaagttttatattaagtaGACTTTGGAGGCTTTACAAAAATTTCGGTCTATTAAGTTTGTGGCGTTTTCTTGTTACTATTgagtacaattttttattatttttacaattttatattataaagatgtgtattataaatgcaaagaaCGAATAGCTTTAAGTATTTACCTGTGTGGTATactaattatattgtttttataaaaaataatattaaatgaatattttcctAGTTTTATAcaagaagtttattttatttacacactGCTTAGACTCATTCTTCTGATCTGCTGCTGCTAAGATTCTTAAGTTGTGGATGAATGGagttaattttataagttaaagtgaagtaattttatattataaaatataaaataaaaatattcgttttttatgtttgtataatgttaaaagtatattttactcCTCGTAAAGAcaaaacattacataaaaaagaagCGGTGGTTAGGCCATCAACTTTAGTTCACGAGATATGGGATCTCGGGAACCGCTTGGCAGAAACGCGTTCCTACCGTGTGGCCATGCTTCGGAGCCTATAACTCCTAAGATGCTATGGCCGCTTTGTAGAAACGGTaatagttcgaatcccatcccGCACCTCAATCTTTCACGCACACCTCGTATAAACTCTAACCACCTTCACCCTCCAGGGAGGGTTCCCAATTCAGGCGATGCCCGTGGTTCGTAGAACAACTTACGCAGCCTCGGTTTTTGTCATTAACCTATGGAAATAATGGCATCAAGCCACGTTGGGCCATCATTGTGGGTCGACGCTCTCCTATGAgagtgcccagcagtgggaagttGGGAAGGGTGATGGGATAATGAACCTTTAAACATTTAAGAACCTGCTCTAAGGTAAACTAGATAACTTGCCACAAGTAGAAAAGCTTAAAGTTTACTACAAATTCTATCTGTCTCAATAGAAGAGTGGGATTTATGGGGGTAAGCCATCCCCCTTCacataatttatctaaaatCTCACCCCCTccaattaacataaaaaaactaagaatagtCGGCGGAGGGGACAAAAGAGTTAGCCCCCCCTTCCCCTCATACCCTCTCCGCTTGTAAAAGCGGACGTTTTTAAACAACCAGTACAAAATATATACGGATTGCACGAAACAGAATACAGAAACCACgcattaaaaagtaaaacttttattatcacatataatatgatacatttcatattatttcaaaacacaCACGACACACATAAATAAGGAAAGCACAATATCACTATAACACATTGTCATTCCCGGtggataatataataaataagcagaCATTCAGCACTCGAATAAATTATAAGACCATTCAAATTTGGACggaattgaaaaatccttcaaTTAATGTTTGTACAAACAATAATCGAAATTCACatcataataaagtttattttacactCTAAAACACCTTTCGAAAACTAGGTGTTAAATTCTGGAAGGTTTTAGAAGCATTGTTTCAGCTAATATCAACCAATGCACGGCTGAAATCGTACAAAACTTCTACACCTAGATCTTTTATACGGAGTTACAGTTTACGCAGTTTTGCCCCGCCCACTGTGACGCGCTTGATTTGGTATATCCAGCTAGTTGGAGGTCTTATCACAGCTAATACattttcagaaattgtaaaacaCACAACCATTTGGCTTTTCGAATCTTAAATACTAAACCTATCTGCTACGGTCCTCCTGCAAACAAACAGGCATGGCGGTTTAACTTCCGTTTTCTTTGCTTTGACACAAAGAGTTCTGCCATTACtgtaaatgttaaaaatagaTCTAGAACGTTCCTTAAAGTGTTGATGAGTAAAACTTAGTCAAAAATAGATACGTTTTATTCTCTCGATTATTTGGACTTCAGGAAATCCTTTCTTTGCTGCTGAAGTTTTTGCTCGAGTAGTGTGAGTTTCTCCTGATACTTAGCCGTCTCTCTGGTCAAAGCTTGAATCGTGGAATCTTTCCGGGCCACTGCTACTTTCACCctagaatacattaaaaattaaccaAAAAAGTGAACTCCGAGCAAAACGTTCGTAAAAAATGGTAAAATGGTGGTACAACGTGTAAAtcgaaaccgaaataatactttacaggctttagaggtccgatcatgtactgtctctgggacttatctgtgaaaccgaaaacctaatagtttttactgaaagaaatcagatacagccctaacatcacatgcacagttaaaatcaagtgagtccgataactttattattaggtacgcgtcgcgtagcgtaggtactatgcactcgtcggtcctttatcttcaatagggttgtcataagtaaacacagaatgttttgaattagtttgtatggaaaaatagatatgcttcttatgaaatatagttatagcatccttcaacattatttcgtaattctgttacactttGTAGATAGATGAATTCCTTATtgcacaatataaaaaaaatcatgaaaataaaataaagttgaaatTATTACGCAAAAGCCATCTTATAGCTTAAATCGATCTCCTCTAGAGTACACTGTTACATAATtggcctaatttttttttttttttggttcgtATAACTAACTGACAGTCAACTGCTCAGACAGACTCTGATATAAACTAGTACTATTTGGCATGTTTATACAATTTTGCTTTCTCGATGCGAACACAGCATGCAtttgcatataatatatatgccgATTATATACCCAGCGGATTTCCGCTGCTGGTACGGCTGCTgtaaagaactaaaaaaaaaattgttaaatattaaaaacaaacataaaaaattttgcgaaaataaaaaacttaaacaattaacTATTTCTTACCTtaagcttagtacccataacacaagctattgtcgtagtgtaaaaaaaatttttgccaAAATTTGCATTCGATACATAGGACTATGTTGACAAAGGTTAGTTCTGGTTTTCGCCAGCAAAAAGTCTTACGGTTTTTGGAGGCGGTTACCTTCACGTGAAACTACGAATCAACGGAAAATCTTATCGAGGGCAAAGCTTATCAACGGAATAGCTTATCAAAGGAAATAtggtgttacagtaattttataaagtgggtaaataaccaaactttgataactataaactaaataaataataataataaataaataaactacgacaatacacacacatcgccatctagccccaaagtaagcgtagcttgtgttatgggtactgagatagctgatgaatatttttttattaatataatacacataaatacttataatatacagataaacacccagacactgaaaaacattcatgttcatcacaccaacattttccagttgtgggaatcgaacccacggcgttggactcagaaagcagggtcgctgcccactgcgccactcggccgtctgggattgaattgattaggattttacaaataccgtaataattattaattagtaaatagatatttttcaacaaacaatttgagttggtgggtattttatataaatacgaatgcattatcgatacactccagtccaacatggactcgaacgatgcaaaga
It contains:
- the LOC120628914 gene encoding zonadhesin-like — encoded protein: MPCSEDDDSQSGFMSEPTHALSKAELRKTNKPIMEKKRRARINNCLNELKDLLMDATDKDPARHSKLEKADILELTVKHLQTLQRQQLAAAIAADPAVLHRFKSGFGDCAVEVKRYLSRLASVPTGLRYRLGNHLNSCISGIEHLNNEYTPLIPDPLRLDDERPSAFHYVKATRPTSPPLSPLSCDSACDSSTELETPPRPVQKFPFPTPPSHSASDQDSSPEQRATVSSTTISPETLKQEAIRKKKFMEPLSIVIDVENYKIGIDASPKRAIDYSIRQKLKRHSETIGPLPKLIRVDTEKPSIPTKSKGLDTDRLSVVPKLIGFDTVKPLMPARVPTDRLEVSSEKLEGNKVSLEKSSAFRKLERLPSYQERKLTLPESIPAVMEKQLIGNVEKIPIIVPRTVISHTAESLAQSSFQTPQTVEVSKDEAEADTSSKSPPQSSSSSEMWRPW